The proteins below come from a single Halomonas binhaiensis genomic window:
- a CDS encoding HAD-IA family hydrolase, whose translation MNGTTPQALLFDLDGTLVDTAPDLARATNALRHHHGLADLPYPLIRSQVSNGGSALVKLALGLDLQHPDHGQARQFLLDRYGEGLAVHSKVFPPLDELLQRWEAARRPWGIVTNKPRVYAAPLIESLGLRPGALLCADDLPVRKPHPEPLLEAARRLGVEARECWYIGDHLRDMEAARAAGMKAIAVGYGYIADDDDYRQWPADDWFETAESLVQAL comes from the coding sequence ATGAACGGGACAACTCCCCAAGCGCTGCTGTTCGATCTCGATGGCACTCTAGTGGATACAGCACCCGATCTGGCCAGGGCAACCAATGCACTGCGTCATCACCATGGCTTGGCCGACCTGCCCTATCCGCTGATTCGGTCACAGGTGTCCAACGGAGGCAGTGCTCTGGTCAAGCTAGCGCTGGGCCTGGATCTGCAGCACCCCGATCATGGCCAGGCCCGGCAGTTTCTGCTCGATCGTTATGGCGAAGGACTGGCCGTGCACAGCAAGGTCTTTCCTCCTCTGGATGAGCTGCTGCAGCGCTGGGAGGCGGCCAGGCGTCCCTGGGGAATAGTCACCAACAAGCCCCGGGTCTATGCAGCCCCCTTGATTGAAAGCCTGGGGCTTCGCCCTGGCGCCTTGCTCTGCGCAGACGACCTGCCAGTGCGCAAGCCTCATCCGGAGCCTTTGCTGGAAGCTGCCCGCCGATTGGGTGTGGAGGCCCGCGAATGCTGGTACATCGGTGATCACTTGCGCGACATGGAAGCCGCCAGGGCGGCCGGCATGAAGGCCATTGCCGTAGGATATGGCTATATCGCCGATGATGATGACTACCGACAATGGCCCGCCGACGACTGGTTCGAGACTGCTGAGTCCTTGGTCCAGGCTCTCTAA
- a CDS encoding YciK family oxidoreductase, translating into MSQCMIDYQAPDDLLKGRVILVTGAGDGIGRTAAIQYARYGATVILLGRTISKLEKVYDEIEAAGGPQPAIFPLNFEGATLKDYHDMVEALNKEFGRLDGILHNASLLGTITPFEQYAPELWDQVMQVNINGPVWMTQALLPLLARSEDASLIFTSSSVGRKGRAYWGAYSVSKFATEGFMEVLAEEMEHLGSLRVNTLNPGATRTSMRASAYPAEDPMTLRTAEDIMPTYLWLMGPDSKGHNGKKFDAQPPRT; encoded by the coding sequence ATGAGTCAATGCATGATCGACTATCAGGCTCCGGATGATTTACTGAAGGGGCGCGTCATCCTGGTGACCGGCGCGGGAGATGGCATCGGGCGAACGGCTGCTATCCAATATGCTCGATATGGGGCGACGGTGATTCTGCTCGGCCGTACCATATCCAAGCTGGAAAAGGTCTATGACGAGATAGAAGCTGCCGGGGGCCCCCAGCCTGCGATCTTTCCATTGAATTTCGAAGGCGCCACGCTGAAGGACTACCACGACATGGTTGAAGCCTTGAACAAGGAGTTCGGCCGCCTCGATGGGATTCTGCATAACGCCAGCCTGCTGGGAACGATCACGCCTTTCGAGCAATATGCTCCGGAGCTTTGGGATCAGGTCATGCAGGTCAATATCAATGGTCCAGTATGGATGACCCAGGCCCTGTTACCTTTGCTCGCGCGTTCCGAAGATGCCTCATTGATCTTCACGTCCTCCAGCGTAGGCCGCAAGGGCAGGGCATACTGGGGAGCCTATTCGGTATCAAAGTTCGCCACAGAAGGCTTCATGGAAGTGCTGGCTGAAGAGATGGAGCATCTGGGCAGTCTTCGGGTCAACACGCTCAACCCTGGCGCAACACGCACCAGTATGCGTGCATCCGCCTATCCGGCAGAAGATCCCATGACCTTGCGTACTGCGGAAGACATCATGCCGACCTACCTGTGGCTGATGGGACCTGACAGCAAAGGACATAACGGCAAGAAGTTCGATGCCCAGCCGCCACGGACATGA
- the ybgF gene encoding tol-pal system protein YbgF codes for MKHSLKGLCGAGALVLPLSVMVPAVLSPALAQQSNGFYGQTTTQSQAGGSLQLFNDVEQQKQEIRELRGQIDELRYQLEQLQKQTRAQYMDLDSRLSSGGQQGEASSTTTRDDGEKSGNSNQGSNNQGSSNTSPASGDAKNAYQSAFAKVQSRNFDQAITEFNDFVKKYPDTSLTANAWYWLGELYSAKSSFGDSEKAFSTVLEQFPDSSKVPDAMYKLGLLKSRQGDAEGGKALLQAVSKDYPDSNAASLASDYLRQSG; via the coding sequence ATGAAACACAGCCTGAAAGGACTGTGCGGCGCGGGAGCCCTGGTGCTCCCGTTGTCTGTCATGGTCCCTGCGGTACTTTCTCCGGCCCTGGCCCAGCAGTCCAATGGTTTCTATGGACAGACAACCACCCAGTCCCAGGCCGGCGGCAGCCTTCAGTTGTTCAATGATGTCGAGCAGCAAAAGCAGGAAATTCGTGAGCTGCGGGGGCAGATTGACGAGTTGCGCTACCAGCTTGAACAGCTCCAGAAACAGACCCGCGCGCAATACATGGATCTCGACAGCCGCCTGAGTAGCGGCGGGCAGCAGGGGGAGGCCAGCAGCACCACTACCCGTGACGACGGGGAGAAATCCGGCAACAGCAACCAAGGCAGCAATAACCAGGGCAGCAGCAACACATCGCCTGCCAGTGGTGATGCGAAGAATGCCTATCAGTCCGCCTTTGCCAAGGTTCAGTCGCGTAACTTCGACCAGGCCATCACTGAGTTCAATGACTTCGTCAAGAAATACCCTGATACCTCACTGACAGCCAATGCCTGGTACTGGTTGGGTGAACTGTATTCTGCCAAGTCCTCCTTTGGCGACTCGGAAAAGGCATTTTCCACTGTACTGGAGCAGTTTCCGGACAGTAGCAAGGTGCCTGATGCCATGTACAAGCTTGGTCTGCTGAAGTCTCGGCAGGGGGATGCGGAAGGTGGCAAGGCCTTGCTCCAGGCTGTGAGCAAGGATTATCCCGACAGCAATGCTGCGTCCCTGGCCAGCGATTACCTGCGTCAGTCCGGCTGA
- the pal gene encoding peptidoglycan-associated lipoprotein Pal translates to MFFKPYMRSLAVAASLAVLAGCSSTGGTQDGSMDGTGAAGGVGTGTAGSGQVSGTGMGGNGAGQMASTGIPEVRTIYFDYDSDAIRPEFESVVNAHASYLAGNPNARVILQGHTDERGTREYNLALGERRAGAVQRYLSLRGVSPSQVEVVSYGEERPAVRGSNEDSFAQNRRVVFAY, encoded by the coding sequence ATGTTTTTCAAGCCCTATATGCGTTCGCTGGCAGTTGCTGCTTCTCTCGCCGTACTTGCGGGTTGTTCCAGCACCGGCGGCACTCAGGATGGCAGCATGGATGGTACCGGCGCGGCTGGTGGCGTGGGCACAGGTACCGCTGGCAGCGGGCAGGTGAGTGGTACTGGCATGGGAGGCAATGGCGCAGGCCAGATGGCGTCTACTGGCATTCCTGAAGTACGCACCATCTACTTCGACTACGACAGCGATGCGATTCGTCCCGAGTTCGAGTCCGTGGTCAATGCCCACGCGTCATACCTGGCCGGGAACCCCAACGCCCGAGTGATACTCCAAGGTCATACCGACGAGCGTGGTACCCGTGAGTACAACCTGGCCCTGGGTGAGCGTCGTGCCGGAGCGGTCCAGCGTTACCTGAGCCTGCGTGGCGTATCGCCTTCCCAGGTGGAAGTGGTCAGCTACGGGGAAGAGCGCCCTGCGGTACGTGGCAGCAATGAGGATTCCTTTGCTCAGAACCGCCGCGTGGTCTTCGCCTATTGA
- the tolA gene encoding cell envelope integrity protein TolA: MAKQMPKPRRRLREGRVGYGLPTILAVGLHLGILILSVVKWPFSEPEAPNNAIVQATLISTATTTDQAQQAAEARTRAAQRAAEEKSAAEEAAAKEQEAQAEQQAQQEAAQAEAERQAQEQAAEQQAREEAEQQAEAERQQAAEQAQAEADRRAAEAEAAAKQRAAEEARRQEAQAEAEQKAQEEAERQAREEAERKAQEEAERKAREEAEQKAQEEAERQAREEAERKAQEEAERKAKEEAERKAKEEAEQKAKAEAERQAQEQAAKEEAERKAKEEAERKAKEEADRRSREEAEAALQRLIQGDTDAVSNAEQGEEAANGFIQMVRKAVEQTWNIPPNSEGLSARISVRLGPSGELLVPPSVAESSGNAGFDNTAIQAVQAAAPFSELLELPGNVRNDYRQFNLRFDPGGVH, encoded by the coding sequence ATGGCGAAGCAAATGCCAAAGCCACGACGCCGTCTGCGAGAAGGGCGCGTGGGATATGGACTGCCAACGATTCTGGCGGTAGGCCTGCACTTGGGAATTCTGATTCTCAGTGTCGTCAAGTGGCCGTTTTCCGAGCCGGAAGCACCAAATAATGCCATTGTGCAGGCTACGCTGATCAGTACTGCCACGACCACTGATCAGGCACAGCAGGCTGCGGAAGCACGTACGCGTGCCGCTCAACGGGCTGCCGAGGAAAAATCGGCGGCTGAGGAAGCTGCTGCCAAGGAACAAGAAGCGCAAGCCGAACAGCAGGCACAGCAAGAAGCGGCCCAGGCTGAGGCCGAGCGTCAGGCTCAGGAACAAGCAGCAGAACAGCAGGCTCGCGAAGAAGCTGAGCAGCAAGCCGAGGCAGAGCGCCAACAGGCTGCTGAACAAGCCCAGGCCGAGGCAGACCGCCGTGCTGCCGAAGCAGAAGCTGCGGCCAAGCAACGTGCAGCGGAAGAAGCTCGCCGTCAGGAGGCTCAAGCCGAAGCTGAACAGAAGGCCCAGGAAGAGGCAGAGCGTCAGGCACGCGAAGAAGCAGAACGTAAAGCTCAGGAAGAAGCCGAGCGCAAGGCCAGAGAGGAAGCTGAACAGAAGGCCCAGGAAGAGGCAGAGCGTCAGGCGCGCGAGGAAGCAGAACGTAAAGCTCAGGAAGAAGCCGAGCGCAAGGCCAAAGAGGAAGCTGAGCGCAAGGCCAAAGAGGAAGCTGAACAGAAGGCCAAGGCAGAAGCCGAACGCCAGGCCCAGGAGCAGGCCGCCAAAGAAGAGGCTGAACGCAAGGCCAAAGAAGAAGCCGAGCGCAAGGCCAAAGAAGAAGCGGATCGACGTTCACGTGAGGAGGCGGAAGCCGCACTGCAACGGCTGATCCAGGGGGATACGGATGCCGTATCCAATGCTGAACAGGGCGAAGAAGCTGCCAATGGTTTTATTCAGATGGTACGTAAAGCCGTAGAGCAAACTTGGAATATTCCGCCGAACAGTGAAGGCTTGTCTGCAAGAATCAGTGTTCGCCTAGGCCCCTCTGGAGAACTGCTCGTCCCACCAAGTGTGGCAGAATCCAGTGGCAATGCGGGCTTTGATAATACGGCCATTCAGGCGGTTCAAGCGGCAGCACCATTCTCTGAGCTGCTTGAGCTACCTGGAAATGTTCGGAATGACTACCGTCAATTCAATCTGCGCTTCGACCCGGGAGGTGTGCACTGA
- the tolR gene encoding protein TolR, with amino-acid sequence MLGPFHRRGRSKPMGEINVVPFIDVMLVLLVIFMITAPMLTQGVDVDLPQVSSEPIDVDEQNEPIIVSVDRDGQYYISLGGDESQVDLDEISDRVIILLERKPGTPVMVRGDRNVPYGQIVTLMSTLQLAGVANVGLISEPPPSDG; translated from the coding sequence ATGCTTGGACCCTTTCATCGTCGTGGGCGCAGCAAGCCCATGGGAGAGATCAACGTTGTCCCCTTCATCGATGTGATGCTGGTGCTGCTGGTGATCTTCATGATCACTGCACCCATGCTCACGCAAGGGGTCGATGTTGACTTGCCCCAGGTCTCATCCGAGCCTATCGACGTCGACGAGCAGAATGAGCCGATCATCGTGTCGGTCGATCGTGATGGTCAGTATTACATCAGTCTTGGCGGTGACGAGAGCCAGGTTGACCTCGATGAAATCAGTGATCGGGTGATCATCCTGCTGGAGCGCAAGCCGGGTACACCGGTGATGGTGCGCGGCGACCGTAACGTGCCTTATGGGCAGATCGTCACCCTGATGAGCACCCTGCAGCTGGCAGGTGTTGCCAACGTCGGTCTGATTTCAGAACCGCCTCCCTCTGACGGTTAG
- the tolQ gene encoding protein TolQ, with the protein MSIPHLIMNASGVVQLVMLLLLVASILSWVVVFQRTFVMRKAKRAYRTFEDQFWSGVDLNELYREIPSEQESEGAEHIFRSGFREFNRLMPKTRSAQAILEGVQRSMRVAWSREEERLNLHLVFLATVASASPYIGLFGTVWGIMGSFQSLSMAQQATLATVAPWIAEALVATAMGLFAAIPAVIFYNRLSAESSRLLGKYEDFAEEFHSILHRNLQGRSDSSAA; encoded by the coding sequence ATGTCCATCCCACATTTGATCATGAATGCCAGCGGTGTCGTCCAGCTGGTCATGCTGCTATTGCTGGTCGCTTCCATCCTGTCCTGGGTGGTGGTGTTCCAGCGTACCTTCGTCATGCGCAAGGCCAAGCGTGCCTATCGTACCTTCGAAGACCAATTCTGGTCCGGCGTCGACCTCAATGAGCTGTATCGTGAAATTCCTTCCGAGCAGGAAAGCGAAGGGGCTGAACACATCTTCCGTTCCGGCTTTCGGGAGTTCAATCGCCTGATGCCTAAGACCCGCAGTGCCCAAGCCATTCTCGAGGGTGTCCAGCGTAGCATGCGTGTGGCCTGGTCCCGCGAGGAGGAACGCCTCAACCTGCACCTGGTTTTCCTTGCCACCGTGGCTTCTGCCAGCCCCTACATCGGCCTGTTCGGAACCGTGTGGGGCATCATGGGCTCCTTCCAGTCCTTGTCCATGGCGCAGCAGGCCACGCTGGCCACCGTCGCCCCGTGGATTGCTGAAGCTCTGGTCGCCACGGCCATGGGTCTGTTTGCCGCTATCCCGGCGGTCATCTTCTACAACCGGCTGTCTGCCGAGTCTTCCCGCTTGCTTGGCAAGTATGAAGACTTCGCCGAGGAGTTCCATTCCATCCTGCACCGCAATCTGCAGGGCAGATCCGACTCCAGCGCCGCCTAA
- the ruvB gene encoding Holliday junction branch migration DNA helicase RuvB, with amino-acid sequence MIENDRLIAASAQESDIRVDHAIRPKRLADYIGQPRVREQLEIFIHAARARDESLDHTLVFGPPGLGKTTLANIIAAEMGVNLTSTSGPVLERAGDLAAMLTNLKSGDVLFIDEIHRLSPVVEEILYPAMEDFQLDIVIGEGPAARSIKLDLPPFTLVGATTRAGRLTSPLRDRFGIVQRLEFYAIDELTEIVSRSARLLGVETDEAGAREVARRSRGTPRIANRLLRRVRDFAEVRAEGQITAEVADQALNMLHVDHHGLDHMDRRLLLAMIEKFDGGPVGVDSLSAAISEERDTIEDVIEPYLIQQGLMMRTARGRVVTRQAWHHFGIAPNERAIDTDSD; translated from the coding sequence ATGATAGAGAACGATCGTCTGATCGCAGCCAGTGCTCAAGAGAGCGATATTCGGGTTGACCATGCTATCCGCCCGAAACGTCTGGCTGACTATATCGGCCAGCCCCGGGTGCGTGAGCAACTGGAAATCTTTATCCATGCGGCTCGAGCGCGGGACGAGAGTCTTGACCATACCCTGGTGTTTGGCCCCCCGGGACTGGGCAAGACGACGCTGGCCAACATCATCGCCGCGGAGATGGGTGTCAATCTGACATCGACTTCCGGGCCGGTGCTGGAGCGTGCTGGCGACCTTGCCGCCATGCTCACCAATCTCAAGTCGGGCGATGTGTTGTTCATCGATGAAATTCATCGCCTGTCGCCGGTGGTGGAAGAAATTCTCTATCCCGCCATGGAAGATTTTCAGCTGGATATCGTCATCGGCGAAGGACCGGCTGCACGCTCCATCAAGCTTGATCTACCACCTTTTACTCTGGTGGGCGCTACCACCCGAGCAGGACGTCTGACATCCCCTCTGCGCGATCGCTTCGGCATCGTCCAGCGTCTGGAGTTCTATGCCATCGATGAACTGACGGAAATCGTCAGTCGTTCGGCGAGATTGCTGGGAGTAGAGACGGATGAAGCGGGTGCCCGGGAAGTGGCACGCCGTTCGCGAGGGACTCCGCGTATCGCCAATCGCCTGCTGCGTCGGGTGAGGGACTTCGCTGAGGTGCGCGCAGAGGGGCAGATCACTGCTGAAGTTGCCGATCAGGCCTTGAACATGCTGCACGTGGATCATCATGGTCTCGACCATATGGATCGTCGTCTGCTGCTGGCCATGATCGAGAAATTCGATGGCGGCCCCGTAGGGGTCGATTCGCTGTCCGCTGCCATTAGTGAAGAGCGGGACACCATCGAAGATGTCATTGAACCTTACCTGATTCAACAGGGCCTGATGATGCGAACCGCCCGTGGTCGGGTGGTCACTCGCCAGGCCTGGCACCATTTTGGAATCGCTCCCAATGAACGGGCGATCGACACTGACTCTGACTGA
- the ruvA gene encoding Holliday junction branch migration protein RuvA — translation MIGRITGTLLETHPPGLVVDVGGVGYELEASMTTLVALPGVGEKVSLYTHLTIRDDAHLLFGFAREQERALFRALIKVNGIGPKLALAILSGMDENAFVRCVMEDDVKSLTRLPGVGKKTAERLIIEMRDRFPHWQHPDSLPLDGGSLPNASRPAQDPLADAEAALVSLGYKPAEASRMLSGLEGEGSTEAMIKAALARRMAG, via the coding sequence ATGATCGGACGCATCACGGGCACATTGCTGGAAACTCACCCCCCGGGGCTGGTCGTCGATGTGGGTGGCGTCGGCTACGAGCTGGAAGCCTCCATGACGACGCTGGTGGCATTGCCTGGTGTAGGGGAAAAAGTGTCTCTCTACACTCATCTGACCATTCGCGATGATGCGCATCTGTTGTTCGGCTTTGCCAGGGAACAGGAAAGGGCGCTGTTTCGTGCTCTGATCAAGGTCAATGGCATTGGTCCCAAGCTGGCCCTGGCGATCCTGTCTGGCATGGATGAAAACGCCTTTGTACGCTGCGTGATGGAAGATGACGTCAAATCACTGACCCGTCTTCCGGGGGTTGGCAAGAAGACCGCCGAGCGCCTGATCATCGAAATGCGTGACCGTTTTCCGCATTGGCAGCATCCCGACAGCCTGCCGCTTGATGGTGGCAGCTTGCCCAATGCCTCGCGCCCGGCCCAGGATCCTCTGGCCGACGCCGAAGCCGCATTGGTCAGCCTGGGGTACAAGCCGGCTGAAGCCAGTCGCATGCTTTCCGGCCTGGAAGGCGAAGGAAGTACGGAAGCCATGATCAAGGCGGCCTTGGCTCGCCGCATGGCAGGATGA
- the ruvC gene encoding crossover junction endodeoxyribonuclease RuvC, producing MLILGIDPGSRITGYGVVDAGERTPRYVASGCIRLKDDDLAQRLAQIYAGISELIAVHRPDALAIEKVFMSKNADSALKLGQARGVAIVCAANHGLSVSEYAARQIKQAVTGSGAAEKPQVQHMVTAALGLSGTPQADAADALAIALTHIYASRGLVKEGSYGGRQKRSRSTSWRHFRP from the coding sequence GTGCTGATTCTAGGAATCGATCCTGGTTCGCGTATTACCGGTTACGGCGTAGTGGATGCTGGTGAGCGCACTCCGCGCTACGTGGCGAGTGGTTGCATTCGGCTCAAGGATGATGACCTGGCCCAGCGCTTGGCTCAGATCTATGCCGGAATCAGCGAGTTGATTGCGGTACATCGCCCAGATGCACTGGCCATCGAAAAAGTGTTCATGTCGAAGAATGCAGATTCTGCATTGAAGCTTGGCCAGGCACGCGGAGTGGCCATTGTCTGTGCAGCCAACCATGGTCTATCGGTCAGCGAGTATGCGGCACGTCAGATCAAGCAGGCTGTCACGGGTAGCGGAGCCGCGGAAAAGCCCCAGGTGCAGCATATGGTGACTGCGGCACTAGGCCTTTCCGGGACTCCGCAGGCAGATGCCGCCGATGCGCTGGCCATTGCCCTGACCCACATCTATGCTTCTCGCGGACTTGTCAAGGAAGGCAGTTATGGTGGAAGACAGAAGCGCTCCAGATCGACGTCCTGGCGCCATTTTCGGCCTTGA
- the ubiM gene encoding 5-demethoxyubiquinol-8 5-hydroxylase UbiM — protein sequence MRDVAIIGAGPVGLCLASTLAASGMKVSLIERQPRSELAQPAPDGREIALTHASRRLLCDMNIWQHLNSSDISPLRQARVFNGQSTWFMGFGDPSSDEQPLGFMVPNHAIRHAAHEAAATWDNIKWHHAGLASIASSAHCATLDLDNGERLHARLAVAADSRFSTSRRQMGIAAEMRDNGRSMMVCRVSHEHAHDQSAWEWFDYGQTLALLPISPHLSSAVVTLPHQQMEALMALDSEAFSAQLTQRYGGRLGRMSLIDQAYAYPLISTYAERFHAQRFALVGDAAVGMHPVTAHGFNFGVHSTHRLARRVIKAFQRGQDIAAPRLLSAYEREHRLATRPLYLATQAIVSLYTDERRPARLLRHLGLQLGERMEPARALISRHLQGEALMPGLTDLPPLPALPRLPFMNQTS from the coding sequence GTGAGGGATGTAGCCATCATCGGCGCTGGCCCGGTCGGGCTCTGCCTGGCCAGCACACTTGCCGCTTCGGGAATGAAAGTTTCTCTGATCGAGCGACAACCACGCTCGGAGCTGGCCCAGCCTGCCCCTGACGGTCGCGAGATCGCCTTGACCCACGCTTCGCGCCGCCTGCTCTGTGACATGAACATCTGGCAACACCTGAACAGTAGCGATATCTCTCCACTGCGCCAAGCACGTGTCTTCAATGGTCAGTCGACCTGGTTCATGGGCTTTGGTGATCCATCTTCGGACGAGCAACCATTGGGATTCATGGTGCCCAATCATGCCATTCGCCATGCCGCCCATGAAGCAGCAGCGACATGGGACAATATCAAATGGCATCATGCGGGCCTTGCCTCGATAGCCAGCAGCGCTCACTGCGCCACTCTGGATCTCGATAATGGGGAGCGCCTGCACGCGCGTCTGGCTGTGGCCGCAGATAGCCGCTTCTCGACATCGCGTCGGCAAATGGGGATCGCGGCTGAAATGCGCGACAATGGCCGCTCGATGATGGTCTGTCGAGTCAGTCATGAGCATGCCCATGACCAGTCCGCCTGGGAGTGGTTCGACTACGGCCAGACATTGGCCCTGCTGCCTATCTCCCCTCACCTTTCATCTGCCGTCGTGACCTTGCCTCATCAGCAGATGGAGGCATTGATGGCACTGGATAGCGAGGCCTTCAGCGCCCAGTTGACTCAACGCTATGGCGGACGTCTCGGCCGCATGAGTTTGATCGATCAAGCTTATGCATACCCTTTGATCAGCACTTATGCCGAACGCTTCCATGCCCAGCGATTTGCTCTGGTCGGTGATGCCGCGGTGGGCATGCACCCCGTGACTGCCCATGGCTTCAATTTTGGTGTGCACAGCACGCATCGTCTTGCTCGTCGTGTGATCAAGGCATTTCAGCGTGGCCAGGACATCGCCGCACCACGCCTGTTGTCTGCCTATGAACGCGAGCACCGCCTGGCAACGCGTCCGTTGTATCTTGCAACGCAGGCGATTGTCAGTCTCTACACTGACGAACGTCGGCCTGCTCGCCTACTGCGTCATCTTGGATTGCAACTCGGCGAACGCATGGAGCCCGCTCGTGCCCTCATCAGTAGACACCTACAGGGGGAAGCATTAATGCCAGGCCTGACCGACCTGCCTCCACTTCCTGCTCTACCCCGCCTCCCTTTCATGAACCAGACATCATGA
- the aspS gene encoding aspartate--tRNA ligase encodes MRSHYCGQLNETLVDQTVTLCGWVHRRRDHGGVIFLDLRDRDGVAQVVVDPDTAEAFANADRARSEYVLRIQGRVRLRPEGTQNPNMPTGLIEVLAKEVVVLNSAATPPFQLDEHGKVGEETRLKHRYIDLRRPEMIEKLRLRSRISHSVRAFLEGEGFLDIETPVLTRATPEGARDYLVPSRTHAGSFFALPQSPQLFKQLLMVAGFDRYYQIAKCFRDEDLRADRQPEFTQIDLEASFVEEADIMAITEAMICSLFSDVLNVDLGEFPSMTWHEAMQRFGSDKPDLRIPLELVDVDDLMKDVDFKVFSGPANAEDGRVAALKVSGGAKLSRKEIDEYTKFVGIYGARGLAWIKVNERAKGIEGLQSPIVKFMEDVIETLLDRVGAQDGDIVFFGADKARIVNEALGALRVKLGEDLNLYTCEWAPLWVVDFPMFEADDNGRLSPLHHPFTSPACSPEELKANPAEALSRAYDMVLNGTELGGGSIRIHDQAMQKVVFEILGIGDEEANEKFGFLLDALQYGAPPHGGLAFGLDRLVMLMTGAKTIREVIAFPKTQSAACLMTEAPGEVSPEQLKELNIRLRQKAKAEDSE; translated from the coding sequence ATGCGCAGCCATTATTGCGGCCAGCTCAACGAAACTCTGGTGGACCAGACGGTCACCCTGTGCGGCTGGGTTCATCGCCGCCGTGACCACGGTGGGGTGATCTTCCTCGACCTTCGCGATCGTGATGGTGTCGCTCAGGTTGTGGTTGACCCCGATACCGCCGAGGCTTTCGCTAATGCCGACCGCGCCCGCAGCGAGTACGTGCTGCGCATTCAGGGCCGCGTTCGCCTGCGTCCCGAGGGCACCCAGAACCCGAACATGCCGACTGGCTTGATTGAAGTTCTGGCCAAGGAAGTCGTGGTGCTCAACAGCGCAGCGACGCCTCCGTTCCAGCTCGACGAGCATGGCAAGGTGGGTGAGGAAACTCGCCTCAAGCATCGTTATATCGACCTGCGTCGTCCAGAGATGATCGAGAAGCTGCGTCTGCGTTCACGCATCTCTCACAGTGTGCGTGCCTTCCTTGAAGGCGAGGGCTTCCTGGATATCGAGACGCCTGTATTGACTCGCGCGACCCCGGAAGGTGCCCGCGACTATCTGGTACCAAGCCGTACTCATGCTGGCAGCTTCTTCGCTTTGCCTCAGTCTCCGCAGCTGTTCAAGCAACTGCTGATGGTGGCGGGTTTCGATCGTTACTATCAGATCGCCAAGTGCTTCCGCGACGAAGACCTGCGTGCCGACCGTCAGCCTGAGTTCACTCAGATCGACCTTGAGGCTTCCTTTGTAGAGGAAGCCGATATCATGGCGATCACCGAAGCCATGATCTGCAGCCTGTTCAGCGACGTGCTGAATGTGGATCTGGGAGAGTTCCCGAGCATGACCTGGCACGAGGCCATGCAGCGCTTCGGCTCGGACAAGCCGGATCTGCGTATTCCGCTGGAACTGGTCGATGTCGACGACTTGATGAAGGATGTCGATTTCAAGGTGTTTTCCGGTCCAGCCAATGCAGAAGACGGACGCGTTGCTGCGCTCAAGGTCAGCGGAGGCGCCAAGCTCTCACGCAAGGAAATCGATGAATACACCAAGTTCGTCGGAATCTATGGTGCCCGTGGTCTGGCCTGGATCAAGGTCAACGAACGTGCCAAGGGCATCGAAGGGCTGCAGTCACCCATCGTCAAGTTCATGGAAGACGTCATCGAGACGCTGCTGGACCGTGTCGGTGCCCAGGATGGAGACATCGTCTTCTTCGGTGCTGACAAGGCGCGCATCGTCAATGAGGCGCTGGGCGCACTGCGCGTCAAGCTGGGTGAAGACCTGAACCTCTATACCTGCGAGTGGGCGCCTCTCTGGGTGGTGGACTTCCCGATGTTCGAGGCGGATGACAATGGCCGCTTGAGCCCATTGCATCACCCGTTCACTTCGCCTGCCTGCAGCCCGGAAGAGCTCAAGGCTAACCCGGCCGAAGCGCTGTCTCGTGCCTACGACATGGTGCTCAATGGTACCGAGCTGGGTGGCGGTTCCATCCGTATTCATGATCAAGCCATGCAGAAGGTCGTATTCGAGATTCTTGGCATTGGTGATGAAGAGGCCAACGAGAAATTTGGCTTCCTGCTGGATGCTTTGCAATACGGTGCGCCTCCCCATGGTGGCCTGGCCTTTGGCCTCGACCGTCTGGTCATGCTGATGACTGGAGCCAAGACCATCCGTGAAGTGATTGCCTTCCCGAAGACACAAAGTGCTGCCTGTCTGATGACCGAAGCGCCTGGTGAAGTGAGTCCCGAGCAGCTCAAGGAACTCAATATCCGCCTGCGTCAGAAAGCCAAGGCCGAAGACAGCGAATAA